The Pungitius pungitius chromosome 10, fPunPun2.1, whole genome shotgun sequence genome has a window encoding:
- the akap11 gene encoding A-kinase anchor protein 11 isoform X2 → MDACARIRGVPIRSRASVRRETVRDGGPQWVKSIFRNKKELCSVGVELPIRDATRLIEINFVCLPGQCEGDDVTQQALFAMPGGLCELLRSLHVHSLKNDEVVLLKDSRRLAEHKDAGPQCWLKAVCVLRHNPNTSVHPQATVASLVGLLGGYMAGVRYALELQALQRGGGAGPGHPEEDDTNQSVSSIEDDFVTALEHLEEDDTGDNPSAASYPHFKKRDVASQTVPAHKRKKEFSGARVIVSSSSKKNHSGKLHPGPEVSVTVQKSSCVESQWTYCSPGGRRPSPLTNASDSEDSDCSSPSPIIFLDEVGYQKSLLAKLDIPQVPGGPSDRVEDSDSEVSEFFDSFDQFDDPEELSSDHGALALPLDATSPPAAQKQAGRSASKYVSRGCSTKGMNPHRFDRPTLPANVKKPTPLKPGSPYSLRSEVPDSPRPVQTPSEENGGPLFSPVSSSAFSPLVDSSSPLECFWRADEDGRDGSELRKPQELCSLYKTYSDFASSLSKEILGSVCGYQAAVDISDNKNLSCVCHKEFQNASGYLMKLSEIQETVTVAALQKKSQSLKDGIQRFATDLVEMSLGSALRDLQKGVSSCTTTLCHLAARLTSSVFQMAFHEIGMRHAYVLKERAINGLAGFLVGEAVSGALKDFLTVKKQIFHDTVTCFAADLAEELVFEGIMEVCQFSHPSTPLTPSDWSFGQRQGEEEEEEDEEEEEEEVVSSYASDLSESVIQEAFIELSQADVSFTSQAAISVSLDNICYVSAENGGAQTCSTFAHQQVLSSSSAAAVPGPSGEEATRTVKKALFTVSGMASCIPVPQAGEALSHLQDSEETGSSSSSDVQPVGPKRGTASSSDSNTSTQTNLSSHGTQTPTPGEEPSQGKSPFQNFSGNMVDLIVTEACELMTASKMKKSFGDCADFFTKSINSRRDSSSKPEAFNYEAPDSPSEQGAGFRYDCRDSGYVRMGGPVDPATDHGIPHVSFQAGSQSQRRAVTMHTLDVPGAEAVGPRRVPVDDSAPGSGQKSGGTPGTPPSTPQQPSEVSKERQIKRFSKKLKSKLANEFSPATPPPTPHDQPEPGPGPKDLTPEEDKAEFMLKLMRSLSEEADGNEDEEEEELAEEGRVGATDRCSELGGGRREANQVSARGMSNKEALHYAERLACHIVSMATEMDTLGVAEEEEDGEGEEEEEGGESKGGEQRRDSVAQFSEQTLNTLWVYAGEVAGGVINDVKRMVSSAQQCPYHRRRSFDQACSECLHHHHQQQQHHQSPPSTDQSRDSRGARLAEQWSHELVASVFRSPASTSSTASSSSSGLSSEYPSCESVTDEYAGYLIRVLKKEGGSRELVLDHYASRLAYRSIKLGLAHAGRRIKQRSSGARLHSSKSLPDEWKASGGEASPAKDGAESAVSPQAKDARCVCKDSEEQSRREYMDLVSFAESLAYNITCDVTRKLHLSSARLPKSLTDSCLYKRSKLEDMAEGLVRNSFSCPLLPKEGRGRHYHSTGSLYDGGHRSRVMQVIEHYARKIVDDTLKMSLASAGLLSRERHRTRGPDGHAHTQRASEGPSLGHAMAARTCRCCQVQECPYCAKHSRRPPQRVAQRGKRAPECQARAERLPGPEIPKIHIDRDRRAVFAEGMVSMAMDTAKRELSNTSLNADSGIGHDGTSYAESLTAEIMTSALTNVCQSASISFPGREAPESSVSQQLSVGDDSLGSWSNLSFEDEHPDDNSSFLHLSDSNGNSSSWSSLGLEGEACEERMSFSPSDSDHTEEKETEAKEESSGTLCVDRTQAAPPRAALLVVNSDVRELGRGPQHVTLDPQLRSMLQWMAASMADIPLIQLGPDRELQQLPAVIQRLRERRCRVGELLHTLLRYCEEAQAHGPPRDEGAPQAGREPHRVPLFQWLLEHA, encoded by the exons ATGGATGCCTGCGCACGTATTCGGGGAGTCCCCATAAGGTCCAGGGCGTCGGTCCGGAGAGAG actgTGCGTGACGGCGGGCCGCAGTGGGTGAAGAGCATCTTTAGGAACAAGAAGGAGCTCTGCAGCGTTGGCGTCGAGCTGCCAATCAGAGACGCCACGAGGCTGATCGAg ATTAattttgtgtgtctgcctggCCAATGTGAAGGAGATGATGTCACCCAGCAG GCTCTGTTTGCTATGCCAGGAGGGCTGTGTGAGCTTCTGAGGTCCCTCCACGTTCACAGCCTCAAAAACGACGAGGTCGTGCTGCTCAAAGACTCCCGCAGGCTGGCTGAGCACAAGGACGCCGGGCCTCAG TGTTGGTTGAAGGCGGTGTGTGTGCTGAGGCACAATCCCAACACCAGCGTCCATCCCCAAGCCACCGTGGCGTCCTTGGTGGGCTTGCTCGGCGGCTACATGGCCGGCGTGCGCTACGCTCTGGAGCTGCAGGCTCtgcagcgcggcggcggcgccgggcCCGGTCACCCGGAGGAAGACGACACCAACCAGTCGGTCTCATCCATCGAGGACGACTTTGTCACAGCCCTGGAGCATCTGGAGGAGGACGACACAGGAGACAATCCCT CTGCAGCTTCCTATCCCCATTTTAAGAAGCGCGACGTGGCTTCACAGACCGTCCCGGCCcacaagagaaaaaaggaaTTCTCCGGCGCCCGCGTCATCGTCAGCTCGTCTTCGAAGAAGAATCATTCGGGAAAACTTCATCCTGGTCCCGAAGTGTCCGTCACGGTGCAGAAGTCATCGTGCGTGGAGTCTCAATGGACTTACTGCAGTCCCGGGGGCCGTCGCCCCTCCCCTCTGACGAATGCCAGCGATTCGGAAGACTCCGACTGCTCCAGCCCCAGTCCCATCATCTTCCTCGACGAGGTGGGCTACCAGAAGAGCCTGCTGGCCAAGCTGGACATCCCCCAGGTTCCAGGGGGGCCCAGCGATCGGGTTGAGGACTCTGACTCGGAAGTCAGTGAATTCTTCGACAGCTTCGACCAGTTCGACGACCCCGAGGAGCTCAGCTCGGACCACGGCGCCCTGGCTCTGCCTCTGGACGCCACCAGCCCCCCGGCGGCCCAGAAGCAGGCCGGCCGCTCGGCGTCCAAATACGTCTCGCGGGGCTGCTCCACCAAAGGGATGAATCCGCACCGCTTCGACCGGCCCACCCTCCCGGCCAACGTGAAAAAGCCGACGCCTCTGAAGCCGGGCTCCCCGTACTCCCTTCGCTCCGAGGTGCCCGACTCCCCTCGCCCGGTTCAGACGCCCTCCGAGGAGAACGGCGGCCCGCTCTTCAGCCCCGTCAGCTCCTCGGCCTTCAGCCCCCTGGTGGACTCCAGCAGCCCGCTGGAGTGCTTCTGGAGGGCGGACGAGGATGGACGGGACGGCTCCGAGCTGCGTAAACCCCAGGAGCTCTGCTCTCTGTACAAGACCTACTCGGACTTCGCCAGCAGTCTCTCCAAAGAAATTCTGGGGTCTGTGTGTGGCTACCAGGCCGCCGTTGACATCAGTGACAACAAGAATCTCAGCTGCGTCTGCCACAAGGAGTTCCAGAACGCATCGGGCTACCTGATGAAGCTCTCCGAAATACAGGAGACGGTGACGGTGGCCGCGCTGCAGAAGAAGTCCCAGTCCCTGAAGGACGGCATCCAGAGGTTCGCCACTGACCTGGTGGAGATGAGCCTGGGCAGCGCTTTGCGAGACCTCCAAAAAGGCGTTTCCTCCTGCACCACCACCTTGTGTCACCTGGCTGCCCGGCTCACCTCCTCCGTGTTCCAGATGGCCTTCCACGAGATTGGCATGCGCCACGCCTACGTGTTAAAAGAGCGAGCGATCAACGGATTGGCCGGCTTCCTGGTGGGAGAAGCCGTGTCTGGGGCGCTGAAGGACTTCCTGACGGTGAAGAAGCAGATTTTCCACGACACCGTGACGTGTTTTGCTGCCGATCTGGCAGAAGAGCTGGTGTTTGAAGGCATCATGGAGGTGTGTCAGTTCTCCCACCCCTCAACCCCTCTGACGCCGAGCGATTGGTCCTTTGGCCAGAggcaaggggaggaggaggaggaggaggatgaagaagaagaagaagaagaggttgtTTCCTCGTATGCTTCAGACTTGTCTGAGTCTGTTATCCAAGAGGCCTTCATAGAGCTGTCTCAGGCTGATGTTTCCTTCACCAGCCAGGCGGCTATTAGCGTCTCCTTGGACAACATCTGTTATGTCAGTGCAGAGAACGGTGGCGCCCAGACCTGCAGTACCTTCGCCCACCAGCAGGTGTTAAGTTCCAGCTCGGCTGCAGCGGTTCCCGGGCCCTCGGGGGAGGAGGCTACCCGCACGGTGAAGAAAGCCCTGTTCACCGTGTCGGGCATGGCCAGCTGCATTCCTGTGCCCCAAGCAGGCGAAGccctctcccacctgcaggacTCTGAGGAGACCGGTTCGTCCAGCTCGTCGGATGTCCAACCGGTCGGCCCCAAGAGGGGAACCGCGTCTTCCTCCGACAGCAACACATCGACCCAAACGAACCTTTCCAGTCACGGGACGCAGACCCCAACGCCTGGAGAAGAACCCTCCCAAGGAAAGTCCCCATTCCAAAACTTCTCTGGCAACATGGTGGATTTGATAGTAACTGAGGCTTGTGAGCTAATGACGGCATCTAAGATGAAGAAGAGCTTTGGTGACTGCGCTGATTTCTTTACAAAGAGCATCAATAGCAGAAGGGACTCTTCTTCCAAGCCAGAGGCGTTTAATTATGAGGCTCCGGACTCCCCGTCGGAGCAGGGAGCCGGCTTCAGATATGACTGTAGGGATTCTGGCTACGTTAGGATGGGTGGACCCGTCGACCCGGCAACAGATCACGGCATCCCTCACGTTTCCTTTCAAGCCGGCTCTCAAAGCCAGAGGAGAGCCGTGACGATGCACACTCTGGACGTGCCGGGGGCCGAGGCGGTCGGACCCCGGAGGGTGCCCGTTGACGACTCGGCTCCGGGCTCCGGGCAGAAATCCGGCGGCACGCCCGGCACCCCCCCTTCCACTCCCCAGCAGCCCAGCGAGGTGTCCAAGGAGAGACAGATAAAGCGCTTCTCCAAGAAGCTGAAAAGCAAGCTGGCTAATGAATTTTCTCCCGCTACCCCCCCGCCTACTCCTCACGATCAGCCCGAGCCTGGCCCGGGACCAAAGGACCTGACCCCCGAGGAAGACAAGGCGGAGTTCATGCTCAAACTGATGAGGTCTCTCAGCGAGGAGGCAGACGGCaatgaggacgaagaggaggaagagttggCAGAAGAGGGCCGCGTTGGTGCCACCGACAGATGTTCAGAGTTGGGGGGCGGCCGGCGCGAAGCCAACCAGGTGTCCGCTCGCGGAATGTCCAACAAGGAAGCCCTCCACTATGCTGAGCGGTTGGCCTGCCACattgtctccatggcaacagagatGGACACCCTAGGAgtggcagaagaggaggaggacggggagggggaggaggaggaggagggaggggagagcaaGGGCGGCGAGCAGAGGAGGGACAGCGTGGCCCAGTTCTCAGAGCAGACCCTGAACACCTTGTGGGTGTACGCCGGGGAGGTGGCGGGGGGGGTCATCAACGACGTGAAGAGGATGGTGAGCTCCGCACAGCAGTGTCCGTACCACAGAAGGCGAAGCTTTGACCAAGCTTGTTCTGAGTGtttgcaccaccaccaccaacaacaacagcaccacCAGTCTCCGCCCAGCACAGACCAGAGCAGAGACTCCCGGGGGGCACGGCTGGCCGAGCAGTGGTCTCACGAGCTCGTAGCCTCCGTCTTCCGGTCTCCCGCCTCCACCTCGAGCACCGCGTCCAGCTCCAGCTCTGGCCTCTCCTCCGAGTATCCCAGCTGCGAGAGTGTGACCGACGAATATGCCGGCTACCTCATCAGGGTGCTGAAGAAAGAGGGCGGCAGCAGGGAGTTGGTCCTGGACCACTACGCCAGCCGGCTGGCTTACCGCTCCATAAAACTGGGCTTGGCTCACGCCGGTCGCAGGATCAAGCAGAGGTCCTCCGGCGCCCGCCTCCACTCGTCCAAGTCGCTGCCCGATGAATGGAAGGCCTCTGGCGGTGAGGCGTCTCCAGCCAAGGACGGCGCCGAGTCGGCGGTTTCTCCGCAGGCCAAAGATGCTCGGTGTGTCTGCAAGGACTCCGAAGAGCAAAGTCGGCGGGAGTACATGGACCTGGTCAGCTTCGCCGAGTCCTTGGCCTACAACATCACCTGTGACGTGACGCGCAAGCTGCACCTCTCCTCGGCGCGGCTGCCCAAGTCTCTCACCGACTCCTGCCTGTACAAGAGGTCCAAGCTGGAAGACATGGCCGAGGGTCTCGTCAGGAACTCCTTCTCTTGCCCCCTGTTGCCTAAGGAGGGGAGGGGCCGGCATTACCACAGCACAGGGAGCCTGTACGACGGGGGCCACAGGAGCCGGGTGATGCAGGTCATCGAGCATTATGCCAGGAAAATAGTTGATGACACTCTGAAGATGAGCCTGGCGTCGGCGGGACTGTTGTCCCGGGAGCGGCACAGGACCCGAGGCCCGGACGGGCACGCTCACACCCAGAGGGCGTCCGAGGGGCCGTCACTGGGCCACGCGATGGCGGCGAGGACGTGCCGTTGTTGTCAGGTCCAGGAGTGCCCGTACTGCGCCAAGCACAGCAGGCGGCCCCCCCAGCGCGTCGCGCAGAGGGGCAAAAGGGCCCCGGAGTGCCAGGCGAGGGCCGAGCGTCTGCCCGGCCCGGAGATTCCCAAGATCCACATTGACCGGGACCGCCGGGCGGTGTTCGCCGAGGGGATGGTCTCCATGGCGATGGACACGGCGAAGCGCGAGCTGAGCAACACCAGCCTCAACGCCGACAGCGGCATCGGCCACGACGGGACCAGCTACGCCGAGAGCCTGACAGCCGAGATCATGACGTCGGCCCTGACCAACGTCTGCCAGAGCGCCAGCATCAG CTTCCCAGGGAGGGAAGCCCCCGAGTCCTCCGTGTCCCAGCAGCTGAGCGTAGGGGACGACAGTCTGGGCAGCTGGTCCAACCTGAGCTTCGAGGATGAGCACCCggacgacaacagcagcttcCTCCACCTCAGCGACAG caatgggaacagcagcagctggagcagcctGGGCCTGGAGGGGGAGGCGTGTGAGGAGCGCatgtccttctctccctctgacaG CGACCAcacggaggagaaggagaccgAGGCCAAAGAGGAGTCCAGCG GGACGCTCTGCGTGGACAGGACTCAGGCGGCGCCCCCCAGGGCCGCGCTGCTCGTGGTGAACTCTGACGTCAGGGAGTTGGGGCGCGGCCCCCAGCACGTGACCCTCGACCCCCAGCTCAGGAGCATGCTGCAGTGGATGGCGGCCTCCATGGCCGACATCCCCTTGATCCAGCTGGGTCCCGACAGAGAGCTCCAGCAG CTGCCAGCGGTGATCCAGAGGCTCCGGGAGAGGAGGTGCAGGGTGGGGGAGCTGCTGCACACGCTGCTGCGCTACTGCGAGGAGGCCCAGGCGCACGGCCCGCCCAGGGACGAGGGGGCGCCGCAGGCGGGCAGGGAGCCGCACCGCGTGCCCCTCTTCCAGTGGCTCCTGGAGCACGCCTAG
- the akap11 gene encoding A-kinase anchor protein 11 isoform X3: protein MDACARIRGVPIRSRASVRRETVRDGGPQWVKSIFRNKKELCSVGVELPIRDATRLIEINFVCLPGQCEGDDVTQQALFAMPGGLCELLRSLHVHSLKNDEVVLLKDSRRLAEHKDAGPQCWLKAVCVLRHNPNTSVHPQATVASLVGLLGGYMAGVRYALELQALQRGGGAGPGHPEEDDTNQSVSSIEDDFVTALEHLEEDDTGDNPSAASYPHFKKRDVASQTVPAHKRKKEFSGARVIVSSSSKKNHSGKLHPGPEVSVTVQKSSCVESQWTYCSPGGRRPSPLTNASDSEDSDCSSPSPIIFLDEVGYQKSLLAKLDIPQVPGGPSDRVEDSDSEVSEFFDSFDQFDDPEELSSDHGALALPLDATSPPAAQKQAGRSASKYVSRGCSTKGMNPHRFDRPTLPANVKKPTPLKPGSPYSLRSEVPDSPRPVQTPSEENGGPLFSPVSSSAFSPLVDSSSPLECFWRADEDGRDGSELRKPQELCSLYKTYSDFASSLSKEILGSVCGYQAAVDISDNKNLSCVCHKEFQNASGYLMKLSEIQETVTVAALQKKSQSLKDGIQRFATDLVEMSLGSALRDLQKGVSSCTTTLCHLAARLTSSVFQMAFHEIGMRHAYVLKERAINGLAGFLVGEAVSGALKDFLTVKKQIFHDTVTCFAADLAEELVFEGIMEVCQFSHPSTPLTPSDWSFGQRQGEEEEEEDEEEEEEEVVSSYASDLSESVIQEAFIELSQADVSFTSQAAISVSLDNICYVSAENGGAQTCSTFAHQQVLSSSSAAAVPGPSGEEATRTVKKALFTVSGMASCIPVPQAGEALSHLQDSEETGSSSSSDVQPVGPKRGTASSSDSNTSTQTNLSSHGTQTPTPGEEPSQGKSPFQNFSGNMVDLIVTEACELMTASKMKKSFGDCADFFTKSINSRRDSSSKPEAFNYEAPDSPSEQGAGFRYDCRDSGYVRMGGPVDPATDHGIPHVSFQAGSQSQRRAVTMHTLDVPGAEAVGPRRVPVDDSAPGSGQKSGGTPGTPPSTPQQPSEVSKERQIKRFSKKLKSKLANEFSPATPPPTPHDQPEPGPGPKDLTPEEDKAEFMLKLMRSLSEEADGNEDEEEEELAEEGRVGATDRCSELGGGRREANQVSARGMSNKEALHYAERLACHIVSMATEMDTLGVAEEEEDGEGEEEEEGGESKGGEQRRDSVAQFSEQTLNTLWVYAGEVAGGVINDVKRMVSSAQQCPYHRRRSFDQACSECLHHHHQQQQHHQSPPSTDQSRDSRGARLAEQWSHELVASVFRSPASTSSTASSSSSGLSSEYPSCESVTDEYAGYLIRVLKKEGGSRELVLDHYASRLAYRSIKLGLAHAGRRIKQRSSGARLHSSKSLPDEWKASGGEASPAKDGAESAVSPQAKDARCVCKDSEEQSRREYMDLVSFAESLAYNITCDVTRKLHLSSARLPKSLTDSCLYKRSKLEDMAEGLVRNSFSCPLLPKEGRGRHYHSTGSLYDGGHRSRVMQVIEHYARKIVDDTLKMSLASAGLLSRERHRTRGPDGHAHTQRASEGPSLGHAMAARTCRCCQVQECPYCAKHSRRPPQRVAQRGKRAPECQARAERLPGPEIPKIHIDRDRRAVFAEGMVSMAMDTAKRELSNTSLNADSGIGHDGTSYAESLTAEIMTSALTNVCQSASISFPGREAPESSVSQQLSVGDDSLGSWSNLSFEDEHPDDNSSFLHLSDSDHTEEKETEAKEESSGTLCVDRTQAAPPRAALLVVNSDVRELGRGPQHVTLDPQLRSMLQWMAASMADIPLIQLGPDRELQQLPAVIQRLRERRCRVGELLHTLLRYCEEAQAHGPPRDEGAPQAGREPHRVPLFQWLLEHA, encoded by the exons ATGGATGCCTGCGCACGTATTCGGGGAGTCCCCATAAGGTCCAGGGCGTCGGTCCGGAGAGAG actgTGCGTGACGGCGGGCCGCAGTGGGTGAAGAGCATCTTTAGGAACAAGAAGGAGCTCTGCAGCGTTGGCGTCGAGCTGCCAATCAGAGACGCCACGAGGCTGATCGAg ATTAattttgtgtgtctgcctggCCAATGTGAAGGAGATGATGTCACCCAGCAG GCTCTGTTTGCTATGCCAGGAGGGCTGTGTGAGCTTCTGAGGTCCCTCCACGTTCACAGCCTCAAAAACGACGAGGTCGTGCTGCTCAAAGACTCCCGCAGGCTGGCTGAGCACAAGGACGCCGGGCCTCAG TGTTGGTTGAAGGCGGTGTGTGTGCTGAGGCACAATCCCAACACCAGCGTCCATCCCCAAGCCACCGTGGCGTCCTTGGTGGGCTTGCTCGGCGGCTACATGGCCGGCGTGCGCTACGCTCTGGAGCTGCAGGCTCtgcagcgcggcggcggcgccgggcCCGGTCACCCGGAGGAAGACGACACCAACCAGTCGGTCTCATCCATCGAGGACGACTTTGTCACAGCCCTGGAGCATCTGGAGGAGGACGACACAGGAGACAATCCCT CTGCAGCTTCCTATCCCCATTTTAAGAAGCGCGACGTGGCTTCACAGACCGTCCCGGCCcacaagagaaaaaaggaaTTCTCCGGCGCCCGCGTCATCGTCAGCTCGTCTTCGAAGAAGAATCATTCGGGAAAACTTCATCCTGGTCCCGAAGTGTCCGTCACGGTGCAGAAGTCATCGTGCGTGGAGTCTCAATGGACTTACTGCAGTCCCGGGGGCCGTCGCCCCTCCCCTCTGACGAATGCCAGCGATTCGGAAGACTCCGACTGCTCCAGCCCCAGTCCCATCATCTTCCTCGACGAGGTGGGCTACCAGAAGAGCCTGCTGGCCAAGCTGGACATCCCCCAGGTTCCAGGGGGGCCCAGCGATCGGGTTGAGGACTCTGACTCGGAAGTCAGTGAATTCTTCGACAGCTTCGACCAGTTCGACGACCCCGAGGAGCTCAGCTCGGACCACGGCGCCCTGGCTCTGCCTCTGGACGCCACCAGCCCCCCGGCGGCCCAGAAGCAGGCCGGCCGCTCGGCGTCCAAATACGTCTCGCGGGGCTGCTCCACCAAAGGGATGAATCCGCACCGCTTCGACCGGCCCACCCTCCCGGCCAACGTGAAAAAGCCGACGCCTCTGAAGCCGGGCTCCCCGTACTCCCTTCGCTCCGAGGTGCCCGACTCCCCTCGCCCGGTTCAGACGCCCTCCGAGGAGAACGGCGGCCCGCTCTTCAGCCCCGTCAGCTCCTCGGCCTTCAGCCCCCTGGTGGACTCCAGCAGCCCGCTGGAGTGCTTCTGGAGGGCGGACGAGGATGGACGGGACGGCTCCGAGCTGCGTAAACCCCAGGAGCTCTGCTCTCTGTACAAGACCTACTCGGACTTCGCCAGCAGTCTCTCCAAAGAAATTCTGGGGTCTGTGTGTGGCTACCAGGCCGCCGTTGACATCAGTGACAACAAGAATCTCAGCTGCGTCTGCCACAAGGAGTTCCAGAACGCATCGGGCTACCTGATGAAGCTCTCCGAAATACAGGAGACGGTGACGGTGGCCGCGCTGCAGAAGAAGTCCCAGTCCCTGAAGGACGGCATCCAGAGGTTCGCCACTGACCTGGTGGAGATGAGCCTGGGCAGCGCTTTGCGAGACCTCCAAAAAGGCGTTTCCTCCTGCACCACCACCTTGTGTCACCTGGCTGCCCGGCTCACCTCCTCCGTGTTCCAGATGGCCTTCCACGAGATTGGCATGCGCCACGCCTACGTGTTAAAAGAGCGAGCGATCAACGGATTGGCCGGCTTCCTGGTGGGAGAAGCCGTGTCTGGGGCGCTGAAGGACTTCCTGACGGTGAAGAAGCAGATTTTCCACGACACCGTGACGTGTTTTGCTGCCGATCTGGCAGAAGAGCTGGTGTTTGAAGGCATCATGGAGGTGTGTCAGTTCTCCCACCCCTCAACCCCTCTGACGCCGAGCGATTGGTCCTTTGGCCAGAggcaaggggaggaggaggaggaggaggatgaagaagaagaagaagaagaggttgtTTCCTCGTATGCTTCAGACTTGTCTGAGTCTGTTATCCAAGAGGCCTTCATAGAGCTGTCTCAGGCTGATGTTTCCTTCACCAGCCAGGCGGCTATTAGCGTCTCCTTGGACAACATCTGTTATGTCAGTGCAGAGAACGGTGGCGCCCAGACCTGCAGTACCTTCGCCCACCAGCAGGTGTTAAGTTCCAGCTCGGCTGCAGCGGTTCCCGGGCCCTCGGGGGAGGAGGCTACCCGCACGGTGAAGAAAGCCCTGTTCACCGTGTCGGGCATGGCCAGCTGCATTCCTGTGCCCCAAGCAGGCGAAGccctctcccacctgcaggacTCTGAGGAGACCGGTTCGTCCAGCTCGTCGGATGTCCAACCGGTCGGCCCCAAGAGGGGAACCGCGTCTTCCTCCGACAGCAACACATCGACCCAAACGAACCTTTCCAGTCACGGGACGCAGACCCCAACGCCTGGAGAAGAACCCTCCCAAGGAAAGTCCCCATTCCAAAACTTCTCTGGCAACATGGTGGATTTGATAGTAACTGAGGCTTGTGAGCTAATGACGGCATCTAAGATGAAGAAGAGCTTTGGTGACTGCGCTGATTTCTTTACAAAGAGCATCAATAGCAGAAGGGACTCTTCTTCCAAGCCAGAGGCGTTTAATTATGAGGCTCCGGACTCCCCGTCGGAGCAGGGAGCCGGCTTCAGATATGACTGTAGGGATTCTGGCTACGTTAGGATGGGTGGACCCGTCGACCCGGCAACAGATCACGGCATCCCTCACGTTTCCTTTCAAGCCGGCTCTCAAAGCCAGAGGAGAGCCGTGACGATGCACACTCTGGACGTGCCGGGGGCCGAGGCGGTCGGACCCCGGAGGGTGCCCGTTGACGACTCGGCTCCGGGCTCCGGGCAGAAATCCGGCGGCACGCCCGGCACCCCCCCTTCCACTCCCCAGCAGCCCAGCGAGGTGTCCAAGGAGAGACAGATAAAGCGCTTCTCCAAGAAGCTGAAAAGCAAGCTGGCTAATGAATTTTCTCCCGCTACCCCCCCGCCTACTCCTCACGATCAGCCCGAGCCTGGCCCGGGACCAAAGGACCTGACCCCCGAGGAAGACAAGGCGGAGTTCATGCTCAAACTGATGAGGTCTCTCAGCGAGGAGGCAGACGGCaatgaggacgaagaggaggaagagttggCAGAAGAGGGCCGCGTTGGTGCCACCGACAGATGTTCAGAGTTGGGGGGCGGCCGGCGCGAAGCCAACCAGGTGTCCGCTCGCGGAATGTCCAACAAGGAAGCCCTCCACTATGCTGAGCGGTTGGCCTGCCACattgtctccatggcaacagagatGGACACCCTAGGAgtggcagaagaggaggaggacggggagggggaggaggaggaggagggaggggagagcaaGGGCGGCGAGCAGAGGAGGGACAGCGTGGCCCAGTTCTCAGAGCAGACCCTGAACACCTTGTGGGTGTACGCCGGGGAGGTGGCGGGGGGGGTCATCAACGACGTGAAGAGGATGGTGAGCTCCGCACAGCAGTGTCCGTACCACAGAAGGCGAAGCTTTGACCAAGCTTGTTCTGAGTGtttgcaccaccaccaccaacaacaacagcaccacCAGTCTCCGCCCAGCACAGACCAGAGCAGAGACTCCCGGGGGGCACGGCTGGCCGAGCAGTGGTCTCACGAGCTCGTAGCCTCCGTCTTCCGGTCTCCCGCCTCCACCTCGAGCACCGCGTCCAGCTCCAGCTCTGGCCTCTCCTCCGAGTATCCCAGCTGCGAGAGTGTGACCGACGAATATGCCGGCTACCTCATCAGGGTGCTGAAGAAAGAGGGCGGCAGCAGGGAGTTGGTCCTGGACCACTACGCCAGCCGGCTGGCTTACCGCTCCATAAAACTGGGCTTGGCTCACGCCGGTCGCAGGATCAAGCAGAGGTCCTCCGGCGCCCGCCTCCACTCGTCCAAGTCGCTGCCCGATGAATGGAAGGCCTCTGGCGGTGAGGCGTCTCCAGCCAAGGACGGCGCCGAGTCGGCGGTTTCTCCGCAGGCCAAAGATGCTCGGTGTGTCTGCAAGGACTCCGAAGAGCAAAGTCGGCGGGAGTACATGGACCTGGTCAGCTTCGCCGAGTCCTTGGCCTACAACATCACCTGTGACGTGACGCGCAAGCTGCACCTCTCCTCGGCGCGGCTGCCCAAGTCTCTCACCGACTCCTGCCTGTACAAGAGGTCCAAGCTGGAAGACATGGCCGAGGGTCTCGTCAGGAACTCCTTCTCTTGCCCCCTGTTGCCTAAGGAGGGGAGGGGCCGGCATTACCACAGCACAGGGAGCCTGTACGACGGGGGCCACAGGAGCCGGGTGATGCAGGTCATCGAGCATTATGCCAGGAAAATAGTTGATGACACTCTGAAGATGAGCCTGGCGTCGGCGGGACTGTTGTCCCGGGAGCGGCACAGGACCCGAGGCCCGGACGGGCACGCTCACACCCAGAGGGCGTCCGAGGGGCCGTCACTGGGCCACGCGATGGCGGCGAGGACGTGCCGTTGTTGTCAGGTCCAGGAGTGCCCGTACTGCGCCAAGCACAGCAGGCGGCCCCCCCAGCGCGTCGCGCAGAGGGGCAAAAGGGCCCCGGAGTGCCAGGCGAGGGCCGAGCGTCTGCCCGGCCCGGAGATTCCCAAGATCCACATTGACCGGGACCGCCGGGCGGTGTTCGCCGAGGGGATGGTCTCCATGGCGATGGACACGGCGAAGCGCGAGCTGAGCAACACCAGCCTCAACGCCGACAGCGGCATCGGCCACGACGGGACCAGCTACGCCGAGAGCCTGACAGCCGAGATCATGACGTCGGCCCTGACCAACGTCTGCCAGAGCGCCAGCATCAG CTTCCCAGGGAGGGAAGCCCCCGAGTCCTCCGTGTCCCAGCAGCTGAGCGTAGGGGACGACAGTCTGGGCAGCTGGTCCAACCTGAGCTTCGAGGATGAGCACCCggacgacaacagcagcttcCTCCACCTCAGCGACAG CGACCAcacggaggagaaggagaccgAGGCCAAAGAGGAGTCCAGCG GGACGCTCTGCGTGGACAGGACTCAGGCGGCGCCCCCCAGGGCCGCGCTGCTCGTGGTGAACTCTGACGTCAGGGAGTTGGGGCGCGGCCCCCAGCACGTGACCCTCGACCCCCAGCTCAGGAGCATGCTGCAGTGGATGGCGGCCTCCATGGCCGACATCCCCTTGATCCAGCTGGGTCCCGACAGAGAGCTCCAGCAG CTGCCAGCGGTGATCCAGAGGCTCCGGGAGAGGAGGTGCAGGGTGGGGGAGCTGCTGCACACGCTGCTGCGCTACTGCGAGGAGGCCCAGGCGCACGGCCCGCCCAGGGACGAGGGGGCGCCGCAGGCGGGCAGGGAGCCGCACCGCGTGCCCCTCTTCCAGTGGCTCCTGGAGCACGCCTAG